AATGCCTGGGTGGGCCAATATGGGTAAGACTCTAGACTCTCGTTGCAGTAACTCAATGTTTTTGAAGGTTCCAAACCTGCTGATTTCCCACACCGCTTTCAATACTTTTTTGCAGTCAGGTTTCGAGAGATCGTCGCTCAAAAATACTTGTGAGTGCTCTCTTGGCTGTCCAGTCTCTAATGGTGCGATTAACCGAAAGCGTTCATTCAGGATTAGTGAAGTACCACAGCTTTCACACGTATCAAGTGTGTCGCTATTCGTTCTCGCAAGACATTTGGGATTGATGCAATAAGTCAAGGCATTGAAACCTTATGCGGTCAAAGGTATCGAGTCACTTTGGCTGACTGTCGATTTTGCGTTTAGCATAACGAGTTTTTTTACGATTTTGCTGATAGACAGTTGAAAAGGCTGATCCGATGATTTATTGATCAACGATCTGCTCTCCAATCTGGTGACTGCGGTCATCAGATCTGATCTTGAGTGGTTGCTAAAGATGCCGCACAGCTCTTTGAAGTCAATGGATTTTGGACTCATCTTAGCTAAGTTTGCAAGCACGTCTTGTTCTAGATAGCTAGATCGGCAGATTTGATCAAGGAGTGTTTCTGTAAATGGATCATCAACGCGAATGGTATTGAGTTCCAAGAACTCAGAGGCATCTCCTCCAAAAAAATCATTGATTTTTTCAGCCACCTCCAATAGGGCATATGGATTTCCTTGATAGTCTGCGATGAGTTGCTTCCAGACTGATTCATTTTTAAGGCCAGTGTGCTTTAGCAGCTCAATGGCATCTTTCCCTAGCCCCTCTATCTTGAATGACCGTGCTGCGAACCCATTGTTCTGTAGGGATTTCACTTCACGAATCGGCTCCTGACTGCAAAATATGAAGCAGCTTCTGTGTTGTTCCTCAATGATTCTGTGGACGAAGGAACGATATTCGGTGTGATGTCCCCAGGGATTGCTTCGGCTTGCCTCTTTCATTAATGCCTCTACCGAGTCAAAGACAATCAGCAATCTATGCTTGCGCAAGCATTGCAATAAATCATTCGTAAGTTGCGGAATATCCTTGTCAGATACTGTTATGCCAAATAGGGAGACTAATTCGGCTAGAAGTTCTGTCAGTGATGGTCCGTAGTTAAGCGACTTCCAGATGCAGGCTTCAAACTTAAATTGCTCAGGTAATTTAGGGCACATTTGGCTAACTTTGGATGCCAGGGCACTTTTTCCTATCCCAGGTGCGCCGATCAAGCTGATACATTGATTTTCCTTGATCGCGGCTGAAAGCATCGCTATTTCTGGACCACGACCCACGAAGGAATTGACGCTTGGTGGTTGCCCTATGAGAACGGAGAATCCATCTGATTTATCAAATCTGTATTCAGTGCTGTTTTCATCCGACTTCGATGCCGAGTCCTGAATAATCTTTTCTTCAATCAGCTTTCTGTATGTATGCTTGGTAACCTCCTTAACATTCAACGCAACTGCCAGCCTTAGCCATAGCCTACGACCAACGCAAGTGCGTAAGTGATCAGCGTCTACATCGTCGAGCTTCTCTGCAATTTGCTTAAAGGTTTCCTTTTGCCATGTACCCCTGAGGACAGCTTTCTCATCCTCGTTCAGAGGTGTATCGCCACTGTCGAATAGATACGTGTTGGTTAGCTGTAGAGCATCTTTAATATCAACAGGAGCCATGATTCGCGCTAGTTGTTTAAGAAATGTGCGGCATGTGTTGTTTCTTTCTCACATACTGGCATATGATGTCGCCAGGGACAATCAGGTTCTACAAACTGCCTCTACTATTTTTGCTAGGGAGGATATTTTGAACTAAATAAAAGCGGAATTCTAGGTTTCGTCTTTATCGTCTGGATGATTGGAGTTATCCGAAAGGCCGATGTCCACGGTCTCTGAGATGACTCGCTCGTTGGTCCATCGAACGAAGATCTCACCTTTCATTGCCACGATGATTGATTCAAAGGTTTTTGTATTGGTTTTGCTTGGCTCAGCTAGAGCCTATGTTTTGTTTTGGCTGTAGCTTATTCATCGCCTTTCGGATTCCAGTTCTCTGGCATATCCTCTAGTAGTTCCAATGATTCAGTTTCGCGTAGCTTTGACTCAATGGCATCTCTTGCAAGCTCACTATCCGATTTTCCAAGCTTTTGTCCTAACCATGCAAAACGCCTGTAGTAATAATCAGACAAATAGGTTGTTACTCGTGGCCTCTTTGCTGGCACTGGTTTCATTTGCATTTGTACAGAAGTTATTCTTGCATCTTGTAACGTACATAGCACTCTGAATGGACTTAGGTGACACTCTGGAGTAACACCATGCTACTATAGCGATGTATTTACAAGTCCATTTCATTAATGACCCCTATATGCTTTTTCTGCGACCAAAAGCTTGCAGCGTTCTGCTTGTCGGCCATTAATTCGCGGTTACCTTGTTTGCCACACAACTGTATAAAGAGGCGATAGACCAACTAAATTAGTCAAATAACATCCCCACTACCGATCAGCCGTGGAAAGCAAGCGGTAGTGGGGTGGCCTCCGTCACATGTATTCACACGCATGGAGATCTCTATGTTACCCGTTTCCATCGCGGCTGCAGTCTGCGGTCGTCCACCCGCGCAGGGCTAGAGCGATGACTTTTGCTGCTATCCCCGCCAATCTAAAGCCTCATCTGCAGCACAGGCTTTTGTCTGCAGATGAGGAACTGTTACTTGTGATTAAAGCGCAGTCAAGTGATGTTCGTGCGCGGAATCGTTTGCTCCGGCATAACCTTCGTTTTGCGGTGGAGCAAACGAAAAACCTTTGTGAATGCTACCTTCACCTGGATTTTGACGAGGGGTTCGATGCCGCCATCATTGGCCTGAATAAAGCCATTGATGGGTTTGACCCCACTCTGGGTTTTCGCCTAAGCACCTACGCGTACACTAAGGTCCTGTACGAGATACAGAAATTGATGGCGAAGGTTGTCACCTACACTAAACACCGTAGTGACAAACCCGTTGAGGAGCTGGAGCTTAGTCATCAGCCACTCCCCCTGGAACAATTAGAGCGTCAG
The Acaryochloris thomasi RCC1774 genome window above contains:
- a CDS encoding NB-ARC domain-containing protein → MAPVDIKDALQLTNTYLFDSGDTPLNEDEKAVLRGTWQKETFKQIAEKLDDVDADHLRTCVGRRLWLRLAVALNVKEVTKHTYRKLIEEKIIQDSASKSDENSTEYRFDKSDGFSVLIGQPPSVNSFVGRGPEIAMLSAAIKENQCISLIGAPGIGKSALASKVSQMCPKLPEQFKFEACIWKSLNYGPSLTELLAELVSLFGITVSDKDIPQLTNDLLQCLRKHRLLIVFDSVEALMKEASRSNPWGHHTEYRSFVHRIIEEQHRSCFIFCSQEPIREVKSLQNNGFAARSFKIEGLGKDAIELLKHTGLKNESVWKQLIADYQGNPYALLEVAEKINDFFGGDASEFLELNTIRVDDPFTETLLDQICRSSYLEQDVLANLAKMSPKSIDFKELCGIFSNHSRSDLMTAVTRLESRSLINKSSDQPFQLSISKIVKKLVMLNAKSTVSQSDSIPLTA